The following proteins are encoded in a genomic region of Ptychodera flava strain L36383 chromosome 23 unlocalized genomic scaffold, AS_Pfla_20210202 Scaffold_24__1_contigs__length_23054250_pilon, whole genome shotgun sequence:
- the LOC139124987 gene encoding RNA polymerase-associated protein LEO1-like, with protein sequence MAELQDLFGSDIEESEEERNDNSDAGSEEGEGSEQGSPGEENESGEEEEDAAESGNEAMESGNEEAESGNEEMESGNEEESGNEGSGVEGSEEEVAASGGESENEGSEGEGEQEGSGQEEGGEWEGNASDNEASGDEQFQKEEEESDREEGSYQGEEEGSNQGEGSDREVGSDREQDSEAEGGSDHGEGSDRGQDSDREEMEGEGSERGEGGSEQEEDSDKEMMERMEDGEEGDDGSEKADSGKMAESDAEREQDSGSEGDKEENENKAGSGLSDSDDEDVIGRKHKKKTATRDSDSDNEQAEVTATQEDLFGDAGDISSEGSDEESEEKKKQEAEEDERREELAEHQRLLQDLEQAEEGEPEEVPLTKIEVEIPKITADLGSELHFAKLPNFLSVETRPFDPATYEDEVEEDEVLDEEGRTRLKLKVENTIRWRKTVDEDGNEQKESNARIVKWSDGSMSLHLGNEVFDVYRTVLQNDFNHLFIRQGTGLQGQAVFKTKLSFRPHSTDSATHRKMTLSLADRYSKTQKVRVLPIATKDPEQHRAEMIKREEEKLRAATRRESQQRRIREKSHHRGLSASYIEPDRYEEDEEDEDTAISLAAIKSKYKKGNTRDVRPPIYSSDSDEGADSDVEQQKLMKAKTLDSDDDDEDEDRPKRKAEDTEGAVRKKKRAVIMEDDEDSD encoded by the exons ATAATTCTGATGCTGGCTCAGAGGAAGGGGAAGGTTCAGAACAGGGCAGTCCTGGGGAAGAGAATGAAAGcggggaggaggaggaggatgcGGCAGAGTCCGGGAATGAAGCAATGGAATCTGGGAATGAAGAAGCAGAATCTGGGAATGAAGAAATGGAGTCTGGAAATGAAGAGGAATCTGGGAATGAAGGGTCCGGCGTTGAAGGATCTGAAGAGGAGGTAGCAGCTTCTGGAGGAGAGTCGGAAAATGAGGGTTCAGAAGGGGAGGGGGAGCAGGAGGGATCAGGACAAGAGGAGGGAGGAGAATGGGAGGGTAATGCATCAGACAATGAAGCATCGGGAGATGAACAATTCCAAAAGGAGGAGGAAGAGTCAGACAGGGAGGAGGGGTCCTACCAAGGGGAGGAAGAGGGTTCGAACCAAGGGGAGGGATCAGACAGAGAGGTAGGATCTGACAGGGAACAGGACTCCGAGGCAGAAGGGGGATCAGACCACGGAGAGGGTTCGGACAGGGGGCAAGACTCTGACAGGGAGGAAATGGAGGGAGAGGGCTCAGAACGAGGGGAGGGTGGGTCTGAACAGGAAGAGGATTCGGACAAGGAGATGATGGAGAGAATGGAAGATGGTGAAGAAGGTGATGATGGAAGTGAGAAAGCAGATTCAGGAAAGATGGCAGAGTCTGATGCTGAGAGAGAGCAGGATAGTGGCTCAGAAGGTGATAAAGAAGAGAATGAAAATAAAGCTG GGAGTGGTTTGAGTGACAGCGATGATGAAGATGTGATAGGAAGGAAGCATAAGAAGAAAACAGCTACAAGGGACTCGGATAGTGATAATGAACAAGCAG AAGTAACAGCTACTCAGGAAGATCTCTTTGGTGATGCCGGGGACATCAGCTCAGAGGGAAGTGATGAggaatcggaagaaaaaaagaaacaagaagCCGAAGAAGATGAGAGG aGGGAAGAGCTGGCTGAACATCAACGTCTG cttcAAGATCTAGAACAGGCTGAAGAGGGCGAACCAGAAGAAGTCccattgacaaaaattgaagtTGAGATTCCCAAAATTACAGCAGATCTTGGCAGTGAGTTGCACTTTGCCAAGCTGCCCAACTTCCTCAGTGTGGAGACGCGTCCCTTTGACCCAGCAACGTATGAAGACGAAGTTGAAGAAGACGAGGTCTTGGATGAAGAAGGTAGAACTAGACTGAAATTAAAG GTGGAGAACACGATCCGATGGAGGAAAACTGTGGATGAGGATGGAAATGAACAAAAGGAAAGCAATGCCAGGATTGTCAAATGGTCGGACGGCAG catgtCATTGCATCTTGGCAATGAAGTCTTTGATGTGTACAGGACAGTTTTGCAGAACGACTTCAACCATTTGTTCATCAGACAAGGAACTGGTCTGCAAGGCCAAGCTGTGTTCAAAACAAAGTTGTCCTTCAG ACCTCACTCCACAGACAGTGCTACACATCGGAAGATGACACTCTCCTTAGCCGACAGATACTCCAAGACACAGAAAGTCAGGGTACTGCCCATCGCCACCAAAGACCCAGAGCAACACAGGGCTGAAATGATTAAG AGAGAGGAAGAGAAACTGCGAGCGGCAACCAGACGTGAAAGCCAGCAGAGGAGAATACGAGAGAAGAGTCACCATCGCGGTCTCAGTGCCTCTTACATCGAACCTGACAGATACGAAGAGGATGAAGAAGATGAAGACACGGCCATCAGCTTAGCGGCAATCAAGAGTAAATACAAGAAAGGAAATACACGAG ATGTGAGGCCGCCAATCTATTCTTCGGACAGTGATGAGGGCGCCGACTCAGACGTAGAACAGCAAAAACTGATGAAGGCCAAGACACTGGACAGTGATGACGACGATGAG